From Sulfuracidifex tepidarius, one genomic window encodes:
- the spn gene encoding bifunctional sugar-1-phosphate nucleotidylyltransferase/acetyltransferase, translating to MKAVLLAAGKGERLHPITETRPKPLVPILDKPLLLWHVENLQRVADELYVVVRSQDKEMVSSLLNGYNVHVIEQKDGIGGTATAFSSLPTMEDFILVYGDVFYNPSLLQKLANFDNAIVGKEVNNPSEFGVLSINDSFLLSIIEKPENPPSRLINAGIYKLSKQIFYYVDKISPSSRGEMEFTDVVNTAVKDGLKMEVIKYDDFWIDIGKPWHVIEANRLALERIETRIDGEIENNVIIKGKVVIEKGAVVKSGTYIEGPVYIGKNSVIGPHSYLREGTVMGSGTKAGASVEIKGSVIMEGTKVPHLSYVGDSVICEDVNLGAGTLIANLRFDENDVKMSIKGKMETSGRKKLGTIIGGHARTGINVTILPGVKIGSYARIYPGAIVNRDVQKGEFFKPWP from the coding sequence ATGAAAGCAGTATTGCTAGCAGCGGGTAAAGGTGAAAGGCTACACCCCATAACAGAAACTAGGCCAAAGCCACTAGTCCCTATTTTAGATAAGCCTCTTCTTCTTTGGCACGTTGAAAACCTTCAACGTGTTGCAGACGAATTGTATGTTGTAGTGAGAAGTCAGGATAAAGAGATGGTATCTTCACTTCTAAATGGCTATAATGTTCACGTCATAGAGCAAAAAGACGGTATAGGAGGTACAGCTACGGCCTTTTCATCCCTTCCCACAATGGAAGATTTCATTCTCGTTTACGGAGACGTTTTTTATAATCCTTCATTATTACAAAAATTAGCTAATTTCGATAATGCTATAGTCGGGAAGGAAGTAAATAATCCAAGCGAATTCGGAGTTCTTTCAATTAATGATAGTTTTCTATTATCGATAATTGAGAAGCCAGAAAACCCTCCATCTAGATTAATAAATGCTGGCATTTATAAACTATCTAAACAGATATTTTACTATGTCGATAAAATATCTCCATCGTCCAGAGGAGAGATGGAGTTTACCGATGTGGTCAACACTGCGGTGAAGGATGGTCTTAAGATGGAGGTGATCAAGTACGACGATTTCTGGATAGATATAGGAAAACCCTGGCATGTTATAGAAGCAAACCGTCTTGCACTTGAGAGAATAGAAACCAGAATTGATGGAGAGATAGAAAACAACGTTATAATAAAAGGTAAGGTCGTAATAGAGAAAGGAGCTGTAGTGAAATCAGGAACATACATTGAAGGTCCTGTATACATAGGGAAAAACTCAGTTATAGGACCGCATTCTTACCTTAGAGAAGGAACAGTTATGGGCAGCGGCACAAAAGCTGGGGCTTCCGTCGAAATAAAGGGGTCTGTAATAATGGAAGGAACTAAGGTACCTCACCTAAGCTACGTTGGAGACAGCGTAATCTGTGAAGATGTGAATCTGGGAGCAGGAACCTTAATAGCAAATCTAAGATTTGATGAGAATGACGTTAAAATGAGTATAAAAGGAAAGATGGAAACTTCAGGCAGAAAGAAACTGGGTACTATAATAGGCGGTCACGCTAGAACTGGCATAAACGTAACTATCCTCCCTGGAGTAAAAATAGGATCTTACGCTAGAATTTATCCTGGTGCAATTGTGAACAGGGACGTTCAGAAAGGAGAGTTCTTCAAGCCTTGGCCATAG
- the trmJ gene encoding tRNA (cytidine-2'-O-)-methyltransferase TrmJ — MLRIVVVEPEGDYNLGFIARLCKNFEVDELVLVNPLASVENAKPFAAKGVDYLERKTRIVNSYDEALKDLDLRIATSSIADTEKDMLRRSVKPWEIHDFLSNIKNTAIIFGRESVGLTRDEIMKADMLLHIPANPDYPVLNLSHAVGIVLYEIYNHGKRESVSVVNGKYIRLIDRYVRTIYELIKPSDESTEMYVAMKRTLVGGIRDNDQARAVVHFLRKLYVTLVYSGEDK, encoded by the coding sequence ATGCTGAGAATAGTGGTTGTAGAACCAGAAGGAGACTATAATTTAGGGTTTATAGCAAGGCTTTGCAAGAACTTTGAGGTTGATGAACTAGTCCTGGTTAACCCGTTAGCAAGCGTTGAGAACGCTAAACCGTTTGCAGCTAAAGGGGTAGACTACCTAGAAAGGAAAACGAGAATAGTCAATTCCTATGACGAAGCATTGAAAGACTTAGATCTTCGAATAGCAACGTCTAGTATTGCAGATACTGAGAAAGACATGCTAAGAAGATCTGTGAAGCCATGGGAGATACATGACTTTCTATCAAATATTAAAAATACAGCGATTATATTTGGTAGAGAAAGTGTAGGTCTAACTAGGGACGAAATTATGAAAGCTGATATGCTTCTCCACATACCTGCAAACCCAGATTACCCTGTTCTTAATCTCTCTCATGCAGTAGGAATTGTGCTATATGAGATCTACAACCATGGGAAAAGGGAATCTGTATCTGTAGTAAATGGTAAATATATACGACTTATTGACAGATACGTCAGGACAATCTATGAGCTTATAAAGCCTTCGGATGAAAGCACAGAAATGTACGTTGCAATGAAAAGGACACTAGTGGGAGGTATAAGGGATAATGATCAAGCTAGAGCAGTGGTCCATTTTCTGAGAAAACTTTATGTTACCCTAGTGTATAGTGGTGAGGATAAATAG
- a CDS encoding 30S ribosomal protein S3ae, whose amino-acid sequence MSSKGTAVKDKWKMKKWFTIIAPKMFGEVPLGSTPATEAGYVPKRKVETTLYDLTGDFSLVHIHVYFQAATVNGDKVFSRFYGHELSRDYTRSLIRRKSSKVNAIVDVTTKDGYQMRIKGLALTTYKCHRSQMSAIRKIMADLIVKEASEMTFDDLVQSVVFGKMANDLFDACKKIYPLRKVEIEKTKLLKVPDKQSLVNESSIASSG is encoded by the coding sequence ATGTCTTCGAAGGGAACAGCAGTTAAAGATAAATGGAAAATGAAGAAATGGTTCACTATAATAGCTCCTAAAATGTTCGGAGAAGTACCTTTAGGATCAACACCTGCCACAGAAGCAGGATATGTGCCGAAAAGGAAAGTGGAGACTACTCTCTATGATCTTACTGGAGACTTCAGCTTAGTTCACATTCACGTCTACTTCCAAGCTGCAACTGTGAACGGAGATAAGGTCTTTTCCAGATTTTATGGGCATGAGTTATCCAGGGACTATACTAGGTCTTTAATAAGGAGAAAAAGCTCCAAGGTTAACGCTATAGTAGATGTAACGACAAAGGACGGATATCAGATGAGGATTAAGGGTCTTGCGTTGACTACATATAAGTGTCATCGTTCTCAGATGAGTGCAATAAGGAAAATAATGGCTGACTTAATAGTAAAGGAGGCCTCTGAGATGACCTTCGATGATCTGGTTCAGTCTGTGGTGTTTGGTAAGATGGCTAACGATCTATTCGACGCATGCAAGAAAATATATCCGTTAAGGAAAGTAGAAATTGAGAAAACGAAACTCCTTAAAGTTCCTGATAAACAATCTTTGGTAAATGAAAGCAGTATTGCTAGCAGCGGGTAA
- a CDS encoding HemK2/MTQ2 family protein methyltransferase, giving the protein MAGRRIIEFNKIRLCLDDQVYEPAEDTELILSLIQVEKGEKVIEIGSGTGILSIFAAKSGGKVIAVDVNPFAAESTLCSAGLNNVDIDVINGDMFSPLREGKFDVAIFNPPYLPFEEYDTWIQFSWSGGKSGAEPLLRFLEIDASRLYIIFSSLSDEDLIMSKIKERGLRVKSKREKQIGLETLYGLELVKC; this is encoded by the coding sequence ATAAGATAAGACTGTGTCTTGACGACCAAGTTTACGAACCTGCAGAGGACACGGAACTCATTCTCAGTTTGATCCAAGTGGAGAAAGGAGAGAAAGTTATTGAGATCGGTTCAGGAACAGGAATTCTATCTATATTTGCTGCTAAAAGTGGAGGTAAGGTAATTGCAGTAGATGTAAATCCTTTCGCTGCTGAGTCTACTCTTTGTTCTGCAGGGCTTAATAATGTCGATATAGACGTAATCAACGGAGACATGTTTTCTCCTTTAAGAGAAGGCAAATTCGACGTCGCTATCTTCAATCCTCCGTACTTACCTTTTGAGGAATACGATACTTGGATCCAATTCAGCTGGTCTGGAGGCAAGAGTGGAGCAGAGCCCTTACTCAGATTCCTTGAAATAGATGCATCTAGACTTTATATAATTTTTTCGTCTTTGTCTGACGAAGATTTGATTATGTCTAAGATCAAGGAGAGAGGTCTCAGGGTTAAATCTAAACGTGAAAAACAAATAGGTTTGGAGACACTTTACGGTTTAGAGCTTGTGAAATGCTGA